The Chionomys nivalis chromosome 20, mChiNiv1.1, whole genome shotgun sequence genome includes a region encoding these proteins:
- the LOC130863154 gene encoding ankyrin repeat and LEM domain-containing protein 1-like, with protein MFLFNKKVRSSHRALLVCVRRLRQTQGLPARASSLTLAECLQCFVGAIFYVGKGTRARPDAHLWEALGYREHPGKNACPKVRRILDIWASGRRVLSLHCFQHMVAMEAYTREACLLDALGIQTLTNQKQGHYYGEAAYWPPTKRRRLGVYLLHCALLVFLAEGEGELRPQDIQARG; from the exons ATGTTTCTCTTCAACAAGAAGGTCCGCTCTTCCCACAGAGCCCTACTTGTCTGCGTCAGAAGGCTCCG GCAGACGCAGGGACTGCCTGCCCGAGCCTCCTCCCTCACACTGGCCGAGTGTCTGCAATGTTTCGTGGGAGCCATCTTCTACGTGGGCAAGGGGACCCGTGCCCGGCCGGATGCCCACCTCTGGGAAGCCCTCGGCTACCGTGAACACCCAGGGAAAAAT GCCTGTCCCAAGGTACGCCGGATCTTAGACATCTGGGCCAGCGGCCGCCGTGTCCTTTCCCTACACTGCTTCCAGCACATGGTGGCCATGGAGGCGTACACGCGGGAGGCCTGCCTGTTGGACGCCCTAG GTATCCAGACACTGACCAACCAGAAACAGGGCCACTACTATGGAGAGGCTGCCTACTGGCCACCCACGAAGCGGCGGCGCTTGGGGGTGTATCTGCTGCACTGCGCTCTGCTAGTTTTCCTGGCTGAGGGGGAAGGAGAGCTGAGGCCGCAGGACATCCAGGCCCGAGGCTGA